TCGTACATCGTAGTGTCCTATTTGCAAGGCCTGGAGCTTTGCACGTCATGGTTTGCACTAAGCAATATCGTATGGTAGTATCTAACAAAATCATCCTTCCCAATCCTAACTTCAACATCCCACTGTTACAATCATACAATACATGCATACCAGCATAGAGTACACtatttattaaaacatgaaatcatAACCATTTCATGCACATTGAACTACTTTGGTGAACATCCATATACCATAGAATCCTACCCATGCTTAGCATACACAATCAGCAAAGATCATTCATCATCCTAGAACTTAACACAGAGTCATGACCACCACTCAACATTTTAAACATGGTAAGTAGAAACTCACATGATGTCTCTTCGCCTTATCAGCTTAGCTTTTCTAGAGGCTAGAGTTTCCCTTATCCTGGTAACTAAGCATAATAACCAAAATCATGAATTAGACTCAGTACATTCAACTTAAAACTCAGTTTCCCAAAAATATGCAAAACCCCTAGAATGGTTCTGAAAAcctttaactttattttctaaatCTTAAGTACTTCGAAGGACTTAGAACCTTACCAGCTTACTGGATTCTCAACTTATCTGAATCAACCCTTGTGATCACTGCCCCATGCAGAGCTTCTATAGCTACTTCTTCTTCAAAGCAACCAAGGAAGATGAAAAGGAGGAGAGAATGGAACAAAATTGAAAGGAATTCACCTGAGAATTCACTTCTCAACTATTTATAGACCCTCATGCACAGTCTTCAATCGTATAGAAACTATCCATTTACAATCATTTTGTCCCCCACTAAGGGACATGTTGGTTCTAATCTAACCGAACCAGATTTGGATCTCAACTATGTCAAAATCAGCCTCTATTTTTCTCACATTTTTCAATAACTGTTCCAAATTTTCGAGTTTAAATAAAATCGGGTgtgacaatatatatatatgagaaaacATTTGGTACACTTTCAGTGGAGTTTTTAAACTCCATAAACAAGATCAAAAGGTTGACAAATGTCCTATAGAAGTATagtagaatatttttaaaattaaatatttaaaaaatatatatgtattaataattttagtaataggTACATATTATATCATCATATTGCGTAATAGTAAAtcatttttacaattaattattaaaaccaacttatttaactaaatcaagCCAATACCGCAATTCCATCAAATCATTTTGGTTAAGTATAATTAGTTTTTTGaaccaattaaatatttatatatgaatccaaatccaaataaattatattaatcttACATTCAGCCCAAACCCAAATAAAATAACACATTTTCTAAaacctaaaaccaaaatataattttacccaACCCAAATccacatttattaaataaataaatttataatattaactaaattcaaaaattcaaaaattcaaaaattcaaaaattcaaaaattcaaaaaagaaaaagaaaagaagactACTAGTTCTACTTTCTAGATGGTTTTCTTTAAGCATAATTGTAAAATTCGCCCTTAGTATTTGTGAATTTTCGTACTTTAGcccttaatattatttttctcattcttgTCCacaatattgtaaaatttttcaaataagaTCAAAACTAAAGGAATCAATAAATCAACTAATGGTCAACATATTAATCTAACGTGGCATCCTCAGCTAATGATATCATGTAATGACACCATTGAAATGGTATGACACATCATTACTGACGtggcattttttaaaatttataaaaaatatttattgaaattataaaaattaaaaaattatgattttattaaaatataaaatatggaaatttagataaaataattgcaatttataaaaaaaaatttatggaaaatctATTGAAAAAGGAAGGTTGcaatttcaaactaaaaaattatgGATCTCTTCTTGCGAATGTTGGGCTTGATTATAAAGTACGAATGAACGCTCAAGTAACGTGCAGATCTGGTTTTTAAAACTAGAGTGAGCTTGATGGAAATATGCAAGGAAAGATTGAACAAAGGCAGAACCAAAAAGGAAGGGCtgattatatttaaaaagtgaaacagattttttttttttaaaaaagaggaaaattcAAGGAGCAAAAAAGGGTGACGAAATCTCAGACTATGAAACCAATATCAAGTATGAGCACCTGTTAGAAACAAGATGGAAAAATCGTTCTTTTATGTGGAAACCTCAAAACACTCAACTCTAGAAAAACTTCTACAAACGGAAAAAATCGACACCAAAACACTGAAAAAACCCATtcttaaaaatctaaaacaCAGAAAACACCCAAAGCTTCAGCGAGATTAAGATGATGAATCGTGGGTCTGCGGTTGGGTGTGGTAGAAGATGATTTCAAGCGTTTTTCGAATTTAATATTGTTGGGTGTGGTAGAAGATGATGAATAGTGGGTCTGTGGTTGGGTTTGAGATTGAGATTGAttattttgagaataaaaaGCCTTAATCTGAGCACGAAGCTCCTCAAAGATATGTTGGCCTTTCCGGTTGAAGAACCGCCGTAGATGGATGAGCTGCCGAGAGCCGACGGGCCTGGATTGGGTTGGAGATGATTGTAGTCTCTCTTCATGGTTtgctaatttctttttcttttctttcaagtttGGGGATTAGAGAAATCTAATGGATTTGAGTGGCGATGAAaccaaagaaaggaaaagataaatgttgaaatttatactttttataattttaataaaatttaaaaatgccATGCCATGTCAGCAGAATCATCGACTGAGGTGCCATTCCCTTTATGATGGTGGATAGTTGACTAACGGTTTCTGCAAATTTTgacatgagaaaaaaaaattaaagatcaaAGTGAACGTTAAGGGTGAATTTTGTAACTATCCTTTTTTATacagatttttttaatttatatattaattataatttttctcttgtaatttataagctaaaattttggaagttagtTTTACATGCAATTTTGGAAGTTtagttttatataattatattaatagtaactttataaattaaaacctttttattaatctattttattttgatattgtagttttccttttactttaattgttaaacaagattttatttatattgttttagataattttttaaaaagaaatatgacttaattttatcaataatgaGTCATGCGCCTTGGCATACGATCTAGTCACAGGTCTAGATGAGAAAGAGTTATTGCTTCAACCTATGGTTACTCAAAATGCAGATTCTTCTTTGATTGAACCCCTTTCCAAAATGACATTTGTGATAAAATAAGTTGTTTActtctttatttcatattggCAGCCTTTTTATAGGttgttaaaaataaaggaaagagTCCTAATAGAATTCCTAATTTAACTTAAAGTTTATAAGGGAAATAAAAAACCTAATATAATAGAGAGTatcaataaaactaaaactaaaactattaataaatttgatataataaagaaattaaaataaatctgaaactctattttatgttgtttctttttcccattCCTTATTTGATATTGTTTTCCAATAAAAACATCCACATTATTACTCCCCCTCGGAGTTAAACTTGTCCTCAAGCTCAAATTCAAGATAAGCTTCGTGAAAACAATCAAATGGTTCCCAAGTGGCATCTTCTTAAGGACAACTTGCCCATTGCACTAATAGTTCCCGCCGACCTCAATTTAGCTTGCTTCTAATAATAGCTTGTGAAGTAGGCAAGGCCTTGCCATCATACACTAAGGGCATGTCTCCCACCGCATCTAGTTGAGGTCCCTTGTATTCTTTGAGGAAAGAAACATGGAATACATCATGTATTCTGCTACCTGTAGGTAATTCAAGTTGATAGGTCACTGTTCCTATTTTGTTCAAGACcttaaaaggaccaaaatacTTTAGCAATAACTTGTGATGCTTCTGTTTAGTTATCATCAATTGTCAATATTGTGGAAGTCGTAACCAAACCCAATCCCCGACTTCAAAGTTCAACCCTCTGTGCCCCAAATCATAAGTGTTCTTCATTCGTTGCTGAGCTTGCAAAAGTCTATCCCGAGCATTTTGTAAAAGTGCATCCCTATCTTGTAGGGTCTTACCCACAGCTTCAATCCTTGTAGAACCAGCTGAATAAGAGAGAAGTCGAGGTGGATCCCTACCGTATACTAATTGGAAATGGGTGGCCCTTAGGGCAGTGTGATAGGAGGTGTTGTAGCAATACTCAGCCAATGGAACCCATTCGACCCATTTTCGTGGATGATCACTAGAGAGGCATCGCAGGTACATTTCTATTGTTCGATTAACTACCTTTGTCTGACTATCAGATTGGGGATGGTATGCTGAAGAAAAAGCGAGCTTAGAACCACTCTGACGAAATAATTCCTTCCAAAACAAGCCGTGGAAAACTTTATCACGGTCCGAAACTATGGATTCTGGCAAGCCATGAAGTCAAAATACCTCTGCATAAAAGACAGTAGCAACAGATATAGCTATAAATGGATGAGCCAAGGGTAAAAAATGAGCGTATTTTGATAGTTTGTCCACAACCACCATAAGTACTGATTTCCCTTTAACTTTGTGTAGACCCTCCACAAAATCCATAGAGATATCAACCCAAATTTGTTATGGAATTGGAAAAGGCTGAAGTAAACTTGCGGCCTGTAAATTTTTCCATTTGTGGCGTTGGCATACTAAACAATTTTGACGAAGACGATGCAATGTTTTCAGTCCCCCTTCACGTGTCATAGAATATATAGAGGAAAAAATGGTTGGAATAATTGGAGAGGTAGGTAGAAGGTACAACCTCCCTTTGAAAAAAATCAACCCATCTTGTGCAACCCAATCTGACCCCAATTCTCCTTGTAGAATTCTTTGCTGGAATTGTAATAATTCTAGAGAAGTTCTCATTTATTCTCTGATGGCCTTAGGAATTTCAACTTGAGGGAAAGAAATAGTCATGAGATGTGGTAAGTCTTTGCCCTTTCTAGATAAAGCATCTACAGATCTATTCAACTTTCCTGCTTTATACTCCACTCAAAAATCAAACCCCATTAGCTTGTTAATCCAATGCTGTTATGGGGATGTCGTAAGTCGCTAGTCTAACAAGTACTTAAGACTGAAGTGATCAGTACATATGAGAAAGTGCCTTCCCCAAAGATAGGGTCTCTAATGAGTCACTACCTTTGCCAAACCAATTAATTCTTGCTCGTAGGCAGCCAACTTAAGGTGTCAAACTGCAATCTTGCAACTAAAAAAGGCAATCGAGCATCCCTTTTGTTGCAGTACGACTCTAACCCATTGttagaagcatcacattcaaccACAAATTCCTTCTTAAAGTTGGATAATTGCAATAGTGGAGCTGCTGAAAGACAAGTTTTTATTTGGGTGAAAGCAACATCAGCTTCCTTAGTCCACTTGAAGGCATTTTTGTTTAGAAAATATGTTAAGGCCACTTGCCATTAATTCTTCACGAATTTTCCATAATATCTTGCTCGCCCCAGAAAGCCTCATAGAGCCTTGGTAGATTTAAGAGTTGGCCAATCTATAACATCTTTAATTTTACTGTGATCAGCCTCGACTCCGTCACCATAGATGACATGACCAAGGTAGGTTACCTTAAactctccaaagaaacacttggATTTCTTTAAGAACATTATGTTATTCCGCCAGAGTTCAAAAACTAGTCGTACAGGatgcatgtaacacccctaacccgtatttgtggtcgaaatagggttacagagtattaccagatattttaattcaaaacgatcaaaaatttaaaacatttaattcacatcaccaatcatagcaaaaccaatcaaagacgtacatattgtcccttatttgagccctcgaggccctaaaaacatattagaaacaattcgggactaaattagagacataattttttttggaaaaaggtgaaaattttcaaactgtagaggtcacatagccgtgtgactcacacggcttaGACACACGCCTGtatctcaggccatgtggacattcaaagtagggacacatgagcgtgtcccagcccgtgtccgtgcccgtgtaactctctgacttgggttacacgaTCAAGCCACACGTCCGTATGCCAAGccatgtacccttcgaaatgtcCCCTCACGTctgtgtgtcaggccgtgtgataggccatgtaactgcctgacttgcaaccctttaaaagctacaggggacacacggccgtgtcacatggccatgtgtcacacacgactgagacacacgctcatgTCTCTGTCCATCTGGAcgaaaaatagaccattttcaagccatttttctcacccattcaaGCACATACCTACAATCAAATTTCCACATATAAACAAACCTTTAAATTGCACTAAAAACATGCATAATCTAGCTATCCCAATAAGGTACATAAGCATTCAACCTATATGCCCAAAAGGCATCTTAATCACAACAATTAGACATGTATAACCATATGCACAATTTGGGCAAAAGTTCAACTAACATATAACTAAGTTTATGCCAAAACTTACCACTTTGTTTAGcaatcaaattcacaccaaAAGTACCTAATATGCTATTTAACACCTAGCACCATTAGCCatatatgtcatttataaccaaTATACCAAATtaccacattcaaacatatcaaaagaCAATTTATAACAAACATTTAACTTCCATTTTAATTTCCATCATATAGTTACCATAAACACCAAAACAACAACCATTACAAAGCCaactatatacatgccaacttAACACCATTTCATCAttcaaaaataccaaatttatcGCCAAAACATAATGGTAATAGcatcaaccaaaacacctatacatgccattgtaACCAAGACTTAAAAACGTTAAAATCTACAGatagagccgatggatagtgtgataggtctccgacgacTTTCCAACTCAACGAGCTCCCGATTAAACTACAAAACATAGAGAAATAAGCACAAAGTAAACAtgttatgcttagtaagttcatagtataTAATCTATGCTTATCAATACGTTGCATAATCTTAAATTAGATATGTATCAATTCAACATAAGAATAATTGATTCATAAACTTAATTCAAGTTAATTTTTACTTCTCATTGCCATGGATATCACATACTTACTACTTTGCATAGTGATAAGGTAAATTGCATCGATAATTCTTACCGAAGCTCACACGAATAAAATCACGATGGTTGTCCCAACCCTTTTCATAGCTTGATAgctgaagctatcccttttcatagctcgatagccgaagctatcccttttcattgttgatgtcgtcaccatcccttttcataatttgatcgcagaagctatcccttttcacaATTCTATAGCCAAAGCCATCCATTTTCATTgttcgatggtcgtcaccatcccttctcataatttgatagccaaggctatcccttttcattattttcatagccgaagctatcccttttcattagCCGATGATCGTTGATATGCCATTGAATTTTTCCACTGAAACACAATTTgactttatataaaataatagcatttaaaacataatttaaaattctatttaaacgtacgaacttacctcgacgataaACGTAGAAATATAGTCGATTAATCCGAAGCTTTTTCTTTGCCTTGATCTAGAGCCGtacgtggtctatcttgatATGCATAGATGGAGTATGGTCGAACCTTGAAAAGTCTTTAATGGCTTCCTTAGGTGCTAAATTCaattgatgaagaagaagaaagattatatctttcttttacctttttttattttaagttatttttattaatttaccaaattaaccttaaGTAATAACCTTTGAAACCATTAAAAAGTTgtccatctttgtccactattaatattaatggtctaattaccttttaaggCCACTCATATTCCAATTTCGTAACAATTTGACCCCTTTTACTTATAGAACTCAGTTTTTGaccttatgcaatttagtcatttttatcaaattaagaatgttaatgataaaatttcttaacaaaatttttatacgacactactaacatgttgtagacattaaaatattaataaaataaatatttcaacgTCAAATTTGTGATCCCAAAATCattattctgatttcactgaaaacaggtCGTTACAATGCATATGTTCAGTCCatgttttgttataaattaatatgtcataaaaTAAGACCAAAAAAACTTACGCAAGTAAGGGCGAAAAATGTCATTCGTCAAACTCTGGAATGTGGAAGGGGCATTGGTAAGCCCGAATGGCATGACAAGAAATTCGAAGTGTCCATGGTGGGTTTGGAAAGCTGCCTTTTCCACATCTGTAGTTGCCATTCTAATTTGAAAATATCCCAATCGTAAAATACAACTTTGTAAAATGTTTTGCCCCATGAAGTTCATCCACTATAGGAACTAGATATTTATCTTTAATAGTGCAAGCATTAAGCACCAGGTAATCAACGCAAAAGCGCTATGTCCCATCATGCTTTTTTACGAAGAGTATTGGAGAAGAGAATGGTGACCTACTGGGTCGAATGATTCCTTGTTGTAACATTTGATCCCATTGCTTCTAAATCTCATTCTTTTGAAAATGTGGGTAGCGATAAGGCCTGACTACAATTGGTCTAGATCCTGGTTTAAGAGTTATACGATGGTTACATTTGCGGTTAGGCAAATGTGAAAATTCTACCATTAGTTTATCCAAAActatattaattaaatcatgtCCTTGCATCAGACTAAGTCGTTGAACTTCCTCTAGGTGATTCCCTTACCATAGTATCTCCTTTTTGTTTATTGCAAATTGCATAGTCAAGGAGTTGAAATCCCATAAAATTGGACCAAGGGTACACAACCATTTAAcccccaaaatcacatcaaacccTTCTAATGGTATTGAATAAAAATCAGCTTGAAAGTTGTCATATACCACCACGAACTGTGCTGATTTACAAATGTATATGCTTGGAAATCGTTCTCTATTTGCCACACATACTTACAGCCCGGATTTTTTCTTCCGTATTTTCAGTCCCAATCCTAACACTAAACCTTCACGTAGAAAAGTTATGTGTACTACCCGAATCAACAAGGACTAACATTATTTTTCCTGCCACATTTGCTATTAGTTGCATAGTAGATGAACTGTAAGTTCCTCTGATGGCATGTAAAGAGATTTCAAGATCATATACCTTATCGTCATCTTGTTTATCTTCAATATCTGGTACTTCTATCCAAAataacattttacatttatgTCCCATGGAATAAGACTCATCATAATTATAACACAATCCTTTAGCCCTTTTTTCCACCATTTCTGCCCTTGTCAATCTCTTGATAAATGGTACGGAAGAacctattttgttgttattccCCATTGGTTTCATTGTTTGTCCCCCTCTCTTTGCAAAGCTCTTAGTTGTTGGAATGATCGAATTGTTGCTAGTGTTTTGGGAAGTTGGTTAGTTTAGATTGGTTCGAGATAACATTTTGGAAAAGACTTTTTGTTTACGTTCCAAAGCTCAAGCCATGTTCATTGCAACTCTAAGGTTTCCCAGTTGTTGCATCTCAATATCAATTCTAAGTTCCTCTACCAACCCTGCTGTAAAAAGGTCTACTTGTTGTCAAGGTTTTAGATCAGTAGTCCTGGCCAGTAGTGATTGAAATTAACGTTGAGATTCTTCTACAGCCCCAGTTTGTCTTAGGTTTGCAAGTTCCCCCAAGGGGTTATTACTCATAGGCGGCCCAAACCTTACATGACAACACTCTTTGAAGTGCCCCGAATTAAGATTTGCCTCCTCTTCTTCTATTTGATCAAACCATAGTGCCTCTCCTAAGAGATGGAATACGGCTAAGCCTACTTTGTCTTCTTCGTTAGTTCGTTGATTGCCAAAAAAAATTTCGCATCTTTTCACCCACCCTAAAGGATCTCCAACACTATCATAAGTGGGAAATTCCATCTTAGAGTTTCGTGGTACCATGTACCCTCCGTGTTGCGAGTCTGAATTCTTTCTTCTACCTCCGCTGTTGCcttgttcttcattttttttttgaatcctCTTTCATTGTCTTTTGGACCGAAAGAGATAACATCGTCACCTGCTCCTCTAATGATTGTTGCCTTATAGCCATTTGTTCCATGAAAGCCTCCAGCTTGGCTATCAAAGTCTTTTCGTCACCCATGATAGTTGACTCTGGTACCAAGTTGTTATGTGCCTTGGCATAGGATCTAGTCACAGGTTTAGACGAGAAAGAGTTCTTACTTCGACCTATGGTTACTCAAAAGGCAAATTCGTCCTTGACTTAACCCCTTCCCAAAATAAcgtttatgataaaaataaattgcttaattctttatttcatattggCAGCCTTTTTATAGGTTGTTAATAACAAAGGAAAGAGTCCTAATAGAATTCCTAACTTAGAGTTTATAAGGGAAATAAAAAACCTAATATAATAGGGAgaataagtaaaactaaaactcTTAATAAATCTGATATAATAAagcaattaaataaatctaaaactcTAATTTCCGTCGTTCCTTTTCCTATTCCTTCTCTAATAttgtttttcaataaaaacattCATATCATAATGTTGTTAGTATTACATAATATATCATCTTTAATcatttgtgataattataaccttacttattatattattcaaaatactatattatatcattatatattttatattatcattaaatttaaattttataagtttgaataattattaatttgatatatttattatatataattattgtattaaaatattttataatagtagTTTATGTGTTTCACTTTATTATTTAACACAAAATTgattattacttattttttattaataattttaatataaaaatgtaatcTCTATGAATACATTTCatagaataaataattataatttatttatattttacgtAATATCTTatagttatattaattattaattttgttttgacaatttatttatgaatttaagtttttttcagTTCTGATTTAAATTTATCTTGGGCTCAAATCAAATCGGTGACTCAGATTATTACAGACTTGAGCTTTATCAGTCTCAAGTTCTATTGGGCTCAGATCGTTACGGGCTCAAATCAACCTGGCTGAACTTTTGGGCTCAAGCTTGTTTTGTCAACTCTActttttttaaggttaaatataaaattgatagtCGAGCTTGTCTACTTCTCCTAGATtgatatttatgattttttttttgtttagattgatacctaaatttttttttttgtccactATATTGGTACCTGAGTCTAGCGCTATTACTtttttgctgacgtggcaataCTGGCCACTTGTGCGCCGCCACACGAGGTGTCCTCTTTGgcccatttttactttttttgttttttcctttctcatttTCCTAATCCAACTGCCCTGCTTCTACACCGCTAGCCACTGTCCGACCTCCTCTGGTGATCTCTCCAACCAATGACACCACCGTCCAGCCTTCTTTCTTTAAAGCTGAAGCAGACGAAACATTCTTGACATACATACATTCATGTAAAAACCTCCTCAAAACTACTACAAGGTTTCTCATTCTCTCCGTTTAACTCCATAGAAACACATTTCCTTAGTATCCCTAAAAGAATTCAACCTTTTTCGACAAGCCTTTGATCCAACACAAGcaatttgaaaattacaatgCAACATCTCAAAAGCAAGGTTAACTCTTTAATGGTAGCTTTAACATTGACATATAAAATAGAATGCGAGTGTAGATCCGGATGGGCAAAAACATCATTCAAAGTAGAGAATAATTCATCTAACCTGGCATTGAGTTTACAAAACAAGACATCCAACATTTGATGAACATCTTTGAACTCGAGTTTGAACTCATTAAAACTGATTTAGGTAACCGAGAAATTCGAATTGGATTCGGAATCAAAGCAGCACAAAGTAAGCAAAAGCAAATACCTTCCATTGTTTCTAGTTTTAGACcctaaaatcaatcaaattaaattaagtaaaaagaaaattgaaaagaattgaaaagaaaaatattggaGAGGGGAAAGGGTTCCTGAGGAGATTAGGGTTTGGAAgttgaaaaaaagtaaaaaattatactctaattaaaaaatttcaatccaATCATTAATGTTagtattttttgtcaaaaaatactAACATGTTGACTAACTACCATCATATGatgttataaattattgacaaaaaataaacatgtttaattgacaaattttaacaaaaattacaaacaataataattattggattagaatttttaaattgaaaaactaaaagtattgaattttttttacttttaaagtaGAGATGTGTTTAGTATTGCTTCTAAGAAGCACTTTTGGGACAGAAACACTTTTGGACAAAAGCATTACTAAACAAGCTGCTttttgagagagaaaaaatGCTTCTCCCAAGTCAAAAATTGGCCCAAAAGCACTCTTTTGAAAAGCTGAAAATTTTAAGTAGAAAGACTAATCAGGGACAGCCATGATTAACAAAAGATgtatcaaattaccaaaatccTCATCCTTAACAaccttaataataaataagcaaGCGTAAGTCTCAGTATCTAACATAACTTAAAGCATATGAAACtgtcattaaataaaaatactagaGCTGCAGCAACCAAAATGTCTCTTCCAAGTAAAGATGCAGAAATGGACTTCATTTCAGAGGAATGAACCTAGAAGAATGGGTGGCGCCAATACCAGGTCTACCATGCTTAACGGGCTTGTACGAAATGGAGAACTCGGCAAGGTAATGGCTGATCATTTCAGGCTTGATTTCAACCTGGTTGAATGTCTTGCCATTGTACACACCGATAATGCTTCCAATCATTTCAGGTACAATAATCATATTCCGCAGGTGGGTTCTGACTGGTTCTGGTTTCTCACCCGGTGGGGCCTCCCTTTTCTGATTCAATATACCAGAGCAAATATTAGGCAAGAATAAGGGGTATCTTGAATAGAATGACCAAGAACATTCATAACATTGAATCAACATAAATTTCTCTAAAGCTAGAATTAAAAAGACAATTCAGCAACAAACAGAAGTTTTAAAAAGCAATGGATCAGAATGtggaaaattaaaaggaaaataatctAAGAAAACAGCAGACAAATGAAGCATAGTGTTTTCATGCATGCAACATAGGTTGATA
This genomic window from Gossypium raimondii isolate GPD5lz chromosome 10, ASM2569854v1, whole genome shotgun sequence contains:
- the LOC105777917 gene encoding 40S ribosomal protein S15-4 — encoded protein: MADVETEVAAAGVPKKRTFKKFSFRGVDLDALLDMSTDELVKLFPARARRRFQRGLKRKPMALIKKLRKAKREAPPGEKPEPVRTHLRNMIIVPEMIGSIIGVYNGKTFNQVEIKPEMISHYLAEFSISYKPVKHGRPGIGATHSSRFIPLK